In a genomic window of Spirochaetota bacterium:
- a CDS encoding tetratricopeptide repeat protein, giving the protein MYYNKINYKKRKKNTKNFFIIFSLTVLILILIYFIVSYYFNFYSKIKKLIDEKKFLKAENLIEKKIKKEKFNPILFYYYGYLYFNKKDFFNSLLFFKKALFFINEYNNIPFDVYYYIGFSYYYLGKDYYYYSYKYLNYYFENIKIKKIDPELYFILGILEINIENYKGAYNHLSKIYKDYKSNFNYLYYFSISQKNAGYLNEAIENLKFIINKSNDIDLIKSSFYLLGKIYFELKDYNESQHFFSKVLELNPTSSDTYYYLALIEYNKKNYADAKSLILKSLLINPNNKDSIELLKKLK; this is encoded by the coding sequence ATGTATTATAACAAAATTAACTATAAAAAAAGAAAGAAAAATACTAAAAATTTTTTTATTATTTTTTCTCTAACTGTTTTAATATTAATTTTAATTTATTTTATTGTCAGCTATTATTTTAATTTTTATTCCAAAATAAAAAAACTAATAGATGAAAAAAAGTTCCTAAAAGCAGAAAATCTTATAGAAAAAAAAATAAAAAAAGAAAAGTTTAATCCAATTTTATTTTATTATTATGGTTATCTATATTTTAATAAGAAAGATTTTTTTAATTCTCTATTATTTTTCAAAAAAGCTTTATTTTTCATTAATGAATATAATAATATTCCATTTGATGTTTATTATTATATAGGTTTTTCATATTATTATCTTGGCAAAGATTATTATTATTATTCCTATAAATATTTAAATTATTATTTTGAAAATATTAAAATTAAAAAAATTGATCCTGAATTATATTTTATCCTAGGTATATTAGAAATTAACATTGAAAATTATAAAGGTGCATATAATCATTTATCTAAAATATACAAAGATTATAAATCAAATTTTAATTACCTTTATTATTTTAGCATAAGCCAAAAAAATGCAGGTTATTTAAATGAAGCAATTGAAAATTTAAAATTTATTATCAATAAATCAAATGATATAGATTTGATAAAATCTAGTTTTTATTTATTAGGCAAGATTTATTTTGAATTAAAAGACTATAATGAAAGCCAACATTTTTTCTCAAAAGTTTTAGAATTAAACCCTACATCTTCTGATACTTATTATTATTTAGCTCTTATTGAATACAATAAAAAAAACTATGCTGATGCAAAAAGTTTGATTTTAAAGTCACTATTAATTAATCCAAACAATAAAGATTCCATTGAATTACTTAAAAAATTAAAATAA
- a CDS encoding rod shape-determining protein, with the protein MSIFNYFSCDIGIDLGTVNTLVYVRGEGIVVNEPTVVAVETGTNRIIATGAEAKAMIGRTPDVIRAIRPMRDGVIADFEIVNKLIKDFIRKAIGKRMFVKPRIVIGVPSCITEVERRAVLESAEQANAREVRTIEESMAAAIGANIPIDEPAGHMIVDIGGGTTEISVISLGGMVVTNAIRVAGDEFDEAIINYLRKKHSLIIGENTAETIKIKIGNAYPTGEKQTLEIKGRDSIKGLPRTLVVDSDEIREAMKEPLNAIIEEIKKTLDQTPPELAGDIVDRGIVMTGGGSLLKGLDKLISESTLVPAFLADNPLTSVVIGTAKYLEILDQKKYL; encoded by the coding sequence ATGAGTATTTTTAATTATTTTTCTTGTGATATAGGTATAGACCTTGGAACGGTCAACACACTTGTTTATGTTAGAGGTGAGGGAATTGTTGTTAATGAACCAACTGTAGTTGCTGTTGAAACTGGAACTAATAGGATTATTGCTACTGGCGCTGAAGCTAAAGCTATGATAGGTAGAACACCTGATGTTATAAGAGCAATTAGACCTATGAGAGATGGTGTAATTGCAGATTTTGAAATTGTAAATAAATTAATAAAAGATTTCATAAGAAAAGCTATTGGTAAAAGAATGTTTGTAAAACCAAGAATAGTTATAGGAGTTCCATCTTGTATAACAGAAGTTGAAAGAAGAGCAGTATTAGAATCAGCTGAACAAGCTAATGCAAGAGAAGTTAGGACCATTGAAGAATCTATGGCTGCTGCAATTGGTGCAAATATTCCAATAGATGAGCCAGCTGGACATATGATTGTTGATATTGGAGGGGGGACAACAGAAATATCAGTTATATCCTTGGGAGGTATGGTTGTAACAAATGCAATAAGAGTAGCTGGGGATGAATTTGATGAAGCTATAATTAATTATTTAAGGAAGAAACATTCTTTAATTATCGGAGAAAATACTGCAGAAACTATAAAAATAAAAATTGGAAATGCTTACCCAACAGGAGAAAAACAGACACTTGAAATTAAAGGGAGAGATTCCATTAAAGGATTACCTAGAACTTTAGTTGTTGATTCTGATGAAATTAGAGAAGCAATGAAGGAACCTCTAAATGCAATTATTGAAGAAATTAAGAAAACACTTGACCAAACACCACCTGAACTTGCTGGAGACATTGTTGATAGAGGAATAGTAATGACAGGTGGGGGTTCTTTATTAAAGGGACTAGATAAATTAATTTCAGAAAGCACCCTTGTTCCTGCTTTCCTTGCAGATAATCCTCTAACTTCTGTAGTTATAGGAACTGCAAAATACCTTGAAATTCTTGACCAGAAAAAATATTTATAA
- the mreC gene encoding rod shape-determining protein MreC, translated as MSLSNIKNKVNLLTIIYLLISIILMIISSPTIKFSPQIFFGMITYPFIIAYNKSSEFITNFFLSIKENKELKEENEKLKQEIKMLKEIQYNYDYILKENLILKNLLNLPQEKEYQSIIAKIIAKDPLNLYSTILINKGYTSGIKVGMPVYYILEGEKVVVGKIIEIGPYFSKIITIFDPRFYISVKETITNFTAICKGEAPKSFDLNVLYLSNEANIKFNSIFVTSGLGTEFPEGYKVGTVKYIKKDLYNIYQEVRLKPLINLSSIDYVFILLKESNIWEKLK; from the coding sequence ATGAGCTTATCCAATATTAAAAATAAAGTAAATTTATTAACAATAATATATTTATTAATCTCAATTATATTAATGATAATTTCATCTCCAACTATTAAATTTTCTCCTCAAATTTTTTTTGGAATGATTACATACCCTTTTATAATTGCATATAATAAATCTTCAGAATTTATAACAAACTTTTTTCTTTCTATAAAAGAAAATAAAGAATTAAAAGAAGAAAATGAAAAACTAAAACAAGAAATAAAAATGCTTAAAGAAATTCAATATAATTATGACTATATTTTAAAAGAAAATCTAATCTTAAAAAATCTCTTAAATCTTCCTCAAGAAAAAGAATATCAATCGATTATTGCCAAAATAATTGCTAAAGATCCATTAAATCTTTATTCTACAATATTAATAAATAAAGGATACACTTCTGGTATTAAAGTTGGAATGCCAGTTTATTATATCTTAGAAGGAGAAAAAGTAGTTGTGGGAAAGATAATTGAGATTGGTCCCTATTTTTCAAAAATAATTACAATTTTTGATCCAAGATTTTACATATCTGTAAAAGAGACAATTACAAACTTTACTGCTATATGTAAAGGAGAAGCTCCAAAATCTTTTGATTTAAATGTGTTATATTTAAGCAATGAAGCAAATATTAAATTTAATAGTATTTTTGTTACATCTGGTTTAGGAACTGAATTCCCTGAAGGTTATAAAGTTGGAACAGTCAAATATATAAAAAAAGATTTATATAATATTTACCAAGAAGTAAGATTAAAACCATTAATAAACCTTTCATCTATAGATTATGTGTTCATTCTTTTAAAAGAAAGTAATATTTGGGAAAAATTAAAATGA
- the mreD gene encoding rod shape-determining protein MreD, which yields MKKFLFYILSLSIIIFLQVSSIIHKYLSINKIIPDFLLIYLIIISFYTETYESLTVGFISGLFIDFFSSTLFGFSSFTYVTIIFIFNKIKRFINIEKISFLMLIILISLIIKLFFIYFFGVLFKEIFIIYKNILINYIINIFYTTFISPFLYYILNFIINKLNVYKNQIFV from the coding sequence ATGAAAAAATTTTTGTTTTATATATTATCTTTATCTATAATAATTTTTCTTCAAGTTTCATCAATAATTCATAAATATTTGTCTATTAATAAAATAATTCCAGACTTTTTATTAATTTATCTTATTATTATCTCATTTTATACAGAAACTTATGAATCACTTACTGTAGGTTTTATTTCAGGATTATTTATAGATTTCTTTTCTTCTACCTTATTTGGATTTAGTTCATTTACTTATGTTACTATTATTTTTATTTTTAACAAAATAAAAAGATTTATAAATATTGAAAAAATTTCTTTTTTAATGTTAATTATACTTATTTCTTTGATAATTAAGCTTTTCTTCATATATTTCTTTGGAGTTTTATTCAAAGAAATATTTATAATATATAAAAATATTTTAATAAATTATATAATTAATATTTTTTATACAACTTTTATTTCGCCATTTTTATACTATATTTTAAACTTTATAATAAATAAATTAAATGTATATAAAAATCAGATTTTTGTATAA
- the mrdA gene encoding penicillin-binding protein 2, translated as MEYKVKSVIFSIITIIIFLIFTIKLFSLQIISNYIYVIKSSKNLEVNEYIIPLRGEIKDRNGELLAKNIPSFNIFIIKKKNNINYILNQLIFLSKITDFNIEDIVSKFNKSYLNQKIYLKYQIDKETLTKILENYFLFPDINWENSFIRFYPYGENYFHTIGYIGEIDEKELKLLSGKDYKFGDLIGKIGLEKYYDEYLKGIKGIKIIKTNAKGEIIEEIIKEEPIAGDTLILSFDNRIQNAAKILLENYRGSVIVQNIKTGEIIAMASNPSIDPNLFVKGISKKKFQDILNNPDTPLLFRAISSEYPASSIYKLLIAIGILNEKSMNPYDKILCTGQTQLGNRIFKCHSIHGYENLFSGIKDSCNVYFYNAASRLGINNIIKYSKLFGFGELTEIDIFGEKSGFIPTPEWKLDKIGEPWFEGDTYNIGIGQGYLLCTVLQINMFTSIIANKGINYKPHFLIRFIDPKTKQIKINYIPQIFKKVDLPDDVWNFIINAMIEVVKTGTAWWGATTSKVEIAGKTGTAQNLGEDHSWFSCFGPVENPQYAITVMLENAGFGSAHAAPIAAILFDMLYSDKSLEEIKKDIEIARYKKYLNRGNKKND; from the coding sequence ATGGAATACAAAGTAAAGTCAGTTATTTTTTCAATAATTACTATTATAATCTTTTTAATTTTTACTATTAAACTTTTTTCACTTCAAATTATTTCAAATTATATTTATGTTATTAAATCATCTAAAAATCTAGAAGTAAATGAATATATAATTCCTTTAAGAGGAGAAATTAAAGATAGAAATGGAGAACTTCTTGCTAAAAATATTCCAAGTTTCAATATTTTTATAATTAAAAAGAAAAATAACATAAACTATATTTTAAATCAACTAATATTTCTTTCTAAAATTACTGATTTTAATATTGAAGATATAGTATCAAAATTCAATAAAAGTTATTTAAATCAAAAAATATATTTAAAATATCAAATTGATAAAGAAACCTTAACAAAGATTCTTGAAAATTACTTTTTATTCCCAGATATAAATTGGGAAAATAGTTTTATTAGATTTTATCCATATGGTGAAAATTATTTTCATACTATCGGTTATATAGGAGAAATTGATGAAAAAGAATTAAAACTACTTTCTGGTAAGGATTATAAATTTGGAGATTTAATTGGTAAAATAGGACTTGAAAAATATTATGATGAATATTTAAAAGGTATAAAAGGTATAAAAATAATAAAAACAAATGCTAAAGGTGAAATTATTGAGGAAATAATAAAAGAGGAACCTATTGCTGGGGATACTCTTATATTAAGTTTCGATAACAGAATTCAAAATGCAGCTAAAATATTACTTGAAAATTATAGAGGATCTGTAATAGTTCAAAATATTAAAACAGGTGAAATAATTGCCATGGCATCTAACCCTTCTATTGATCCAAATCTTTTTGTTAAAGGAATTTCTAAGAAAAAATTTCAAGATATTTTAAATAATCCAGATACACCCCTTTTATTTAGAGCTATTTCTTCAGAATACCCTGCTTCTTCTATATATAAACTACTTATAGCAATTGGAATACTAAATGAAAAATCCATGAACCCTTATGATAAAATATTATGTACAGGACAAACACAATTAGGAAATAGAATATTTAAATGCCATTCAATTCACGGCTATGAAAATCTTTTTAGCGGCATTAAAGATTCTTGTAATGTGTATTTTTATAATGCAGCATCAAGATTGGGAATTAATAACATTATTAAGTATTCTAAACTCTTCGGATTTGGTGAATTGACAGAAATAGATATTTTTGGTGAAAAGTCAGGATTTATACCCACACCAGAGTGGAAATTAGATAAAATAGGTGAACCATGGTTTGAAGGCGACACTTATAATATTGGTATAGGTCAAGGTTATTTACTTTGCACAGTTCTCCAAATAAATATGTTTACCTCAATTATTGCTAATAAAGGAATAAATTATAAGCCACATTTTCTAATAAGATTTATCGATCCAAAAACAAAACAGATTAAAATTAATTATATTCCTCAAATTTTTAAAAAAGTTGATCTTCCAGATGATGTTTGGAATTTCATTATAAATGCAATGATTGAGGTTGTTAAAACAGGAACAGCGTGGTGGGGAGCTACAACTTCAAAAGTTGAAATTGCAGGGAAAACCGGAACAGCTCAGAATTTAGGAGAAGACCATTCATGGTTTTCCTGTTTTGGACCTGTGGAAAACCCTCAATATGCAATAACTGTTATGTTAGAAAATGCCGGCTTTGGTTCTGCACATGCTGCTCCTATTGCTGCGATTTTATTTGATATGCTATATTCTGATAAATCTTTAGAAGAGATAAAAAAAGATATTGAAATTGCAAGATATAAAAAATATCTTAATAGAGGAAATAAGAAAAATGATTAA
- the rodA gene encoding rod shape-determining protein RodA, producing the protein MIKNKYANEFFSNFDYIIFITSIILIVMGLFAVYSSTYNYKQLEDRFIKQFIFFLIGLASGIFLLFINYKKIADNSMLLYIALIFLLIITLVFGKRINGSKSWLSIFGLGIQFSELGKIIIILFLSKYISLYEKDIKYKSSINFFILLILFLSIPVLLILVQPDLGTIIIYYFIFIFLAFFSGLNYFLTISCLILPFFSFLIPLLRSFLTTTKSFTPLNNLIFSNNYFLFISFIIFLIAIIFLFLHFNLKNKAFLFVFFILISISISFVAGIFLDKFLKGYQKARLIVFVNPELDKLGAGYNIIQSKIAIGSGGLFGKGYLKGTQAQFGFLPEKSTDFIFSIIGEEFGFIGTFLLLLIYAIFLLRLAYLINSIKDYLGKLIITGIFSYFFTQSILNIGMTIGLMPITGVPLPFISYGGSSLLTSIYSVFIVLNINSRRYSID; encoded by the coding sequence ATGATTAAAAATAAATATGCAAATGAATTTTTTAGTAACTTTGATTATATTATTTTTATTACTTCAATTATTTTGATTGTTATGGGATTATTTGCTGTATATTCATCTACATATAATTATAAACAGTTAGAAGATAGATTTATAAAACAATTTATTTTCTTTTTAATAGGCCTTGCTTCTGGAATATTTTTATTATTTATAAATTACAAAAAAATAGCTGATAACTCTATGCTTTTATATATAGCTCTTATTTTTTTACTTATCATTACCTTAGTTTTTGGTAAAAGAATTAATGGTTCTAAAAGTTGGCTCTCAATTTTTGGTTTAGGTATACAATTCTCAGAACTTGGTAAAATAATCATAATTTTGTTTCTTTCAAAATATATTTCCTTATATGAAAAAGATATTAAATATAAATCATCTATTAATTTTTTTATACTTTTAATTTTATTCTTATCCATTCCTGTTTTATTGATACTAGTACAGCCAGATCTTGGAACTATAATTATATACTATTTTATTTTTATTTTTTTAGCTTTTTTTTCAGGTTTAAATTATTTTCTTACCATAAGTTGTTTAATATTACCATTTTTTTCTTTTTTAATTCCATTATTAAGATCATTCTTAACAACAACAAAATCTTTTACTCCATTAAATAACCTTATTTTTTCTAATAACTATTTTTTATTTATTTCTTTTATAATTTTTCTTATAGCCATTATATTTTTATTTTTGCATTTTAATCTAAAAAATAAAGCTTTTTTGTTTGTATTTTTTATTTTAATTAGTATTTCAATATCTTTTGTTGCTGGAATATTTCTTGATAAATTTCTTAAGGGTTATCAAAAGGCAAGACTAATAGTATTTGTAAATCCTGAACTTGATAAATTAGGTGCAGGATATAATATTATTCAATCCAAAATTGCTATAGGTTCTGGTGGACTTTTCGGTAAAGGTTATCTTAAAGGTACCCAAGCTCAATTTGGTTTTTTACCAGAAAAAAGTACAGACTTTATTTTTTCAATAATAGGAGAAGAATTCGGATTTATTGGAACATTTCTGTTATTATTAATATACGCTATTTTTCTTTTAAGACTAGCCTATCTAATTAACTCAATTAAAGACTATCTTGGAAAACTTATAATTACAGGAATATTCTCCTATTTTTTTACACAGTCTATACTTAATATTGGTATGACAATTGGTTTAATGCCAATAACAGGTGTGCCTCTACCTTTTATATCCTATGGTGGATCATCTTTATTAACTTCTATCTATTCAGTTTTTATTGTATTAAATATAAATTCAAGAAGATATAGTATAGATTAA
- a CDS encoding DUF2344 domain-containing protein, which yields MKINNKNNINDIIDLLDKVYKPARYIGIEPNSINKFNLYKKNNIYKFCISYPDLYEVGMSNLSIKIIYFLLNSIENIICERVFLPDDDLIKLLKNKSFPLFSLETWNFVKDFNMVGFSIHSELTYTNILKILELSKISIFRKERDDNEPIIIAGGSNILNPFPLSEFIDLFFIGEVEEILPSIIKEDRNLIKNKISRKDRIKAISKFDGIFNPELKNKTYRVFVKDLNNNYILKTDFLPLVKPIQDRVSVEIARGCVNGCRFCQAGYFYRPYREKSPKLIIEQIKEIIKNTGYEELNLTSLSISDYTNIIQLVKILDSLSIFNISISVPSLRLISFPLDLLDSLKIVRKAGLTFAIEAGNEYIRNKINKFFDEEKLFYLLELISIKGWNLIKFYFIIGFPNVTNEEIYIENLLKNINKKFPKLNINVNISLFIPKVKTPLQDYEQINISEYNAKCLYLKKSFEKNKRISIKYSDPYKSYFEYYFSQADTYASKLLSEALIYDKYRESWDEHFDKNFWKYLFDKYPLKKADFSLIENRIDDSFLNKEKSYYEKGIKTNNCIEKKCNNCGVCTDNFKNIIMEKLNEQEISKLKSEIENLTFIYSFNKTSEPQNYLLLFNKTDLMKYIGHIDFYTLTYRLLKKVGIDLIYSKGYNPMPKISFPYPAPINFETYNDLLILSCFSKFDDSDLEYRKTISKINYFLPDGFRITKIIKKKPEDIKNINLNIFYLLELKNSILEHNIDIFKIKNEIYELIKTNPNFMNFEIIDNDVILNNFINSYFANINTINFKTCFLIKFKSYVNIKENIKNPFKNFNNELINYFSIKRIFTFS from the coding sequence ATGAAAATAAATAATAAAAACAACATTAATGATATAATTGATTTATTAGATAAAGTATACAAACCAGCTCGATATATTGGAATAGAACCAAATTCAATAAATAAATTTAACCTTTATAAAAAAAATAATATATATAAATTCTGTATAAGCTATCCAGATCTTTATGAAGTAGGAATGAGTAATCTTTCTATAAAAATTATCTATTTTTTATTAAATTCAATAGAAAATATTATTTGTGAAAGAGTTTTTTTGCCAGATGATGATTTGATAAAACTATTAAAAAATAAATCATTTCCTCTTTTTTCTCTTGAAACATGGAATTTTGTTAAAGATTTTAATATGGTAGGTTTTTCTATTCATAGTGAACTTACATATACTAACATACTCAAAATACTTGAATTATCCAAAATAAGTATATTTAGAAAAGAAAGAGATGATAACGAACCTATAATAATAGCTGGTGGATCTAATATATTAAATCCCTTCCCTTTATCTGAATTTATAGATCTTTTTTTCATTGGAGAAGTTGAAGAAATTTTACCTTCAATAATCAAAGAAGACAGAAATCTTATTAAAAATAAAATATCAAGAAAGGACAGAATAAAAGCTATATCAAAATTTGATGGTATTTTCAATCCAGAATTAAAAAATAAAACTTATAGAGTTTTTGTAAAAGATCTCAACAACAATTATATCCTTAAAACCGATTTTCTACCACTTGTTAAACCTATTCAAGATAGAGTTTCAGTAGAAATTGCTAGAGGATGTGTTAATGGTTGTAGATTTTGCCAAGCAGGCTACTTTTATAGACCCTATAGGGAAAAATCTCCAAAACTTATTATTGAACAAATAAAAGAAATAATTAAAAACACTGGTTATGAAGAATTAAATTTGACATCTCTTTCAATATCTGATTATACAAACATTATACAACTTGTAAAAATTCTTGATTCATTAAGTATTTTTAATATATCTATTTCAGTACCATCATTAAGATTAATATCCTTTCCATTGGATCTATTAGATTCTTTAAAAATTGTAAGAAAAGCTGGCCTTACTTTTGCAATTGAAGCAGGAAATGAATATATTAGAAACAAAATAAATAAATTTTTTGATGAAGAAAAGCTTTTTTATTTACTTGAGCTTATTTCTATAAAAGGATGGAATCTCATAAAGTTCTATTTTATAATTGGTTTTCCTAATGTAACCAATGAAGAAATATATATAGAAAATTTATTAAAAAATATAAATAAAAAGTTTCCAAAATTAAATATAAATGTCAATATTTCATTATTTATTCCTAAAGTAAAAACTCCCTTACAAGATTATGAACAAATAAATATATCAGAATATAATGCTAAGTGCTTATATCTTAAAAAATCTTTTGAAAAAAATAAAAGAATATCAATAAAATATTCTGATCCTTATAAAAGTTACTTTGAATATTATTTTTCTCAAGCGGATACCTATGCTTCAAAATTATTATCAGAAGCTTTAATTTATGATAAATATAGGGAAAGTTGGGATGAACATTTTGATAAAAATTTTTGGAAATATTTATTTGATAAATATCCTTTAAAAAAAGCTGATTTTTCACTAATAGAAAATAGAATAGATGACTCTTTTTTAAATAAAGAAAAGAGTTACTATGAAAAAGGTATTAAAACCAATAATTGTATAGAAAAAAAATGTAATAACTGTGGAGTTTGCACTGATAATTTTAAAAATATAATTATGGAAAAATTGAACGAACAAGAAATATCAAAATTAAAAAGTGAAATAGAAAATCTTACATTTATATATTCATTTAACAAAACCTCTGAACCACAAAATTATCTTCTATTGTTTAATAAAACTGATCTAATGAAATATATTGGACATATAGATTTTTATACATTAACTTATAGATTGCTTAAAAAAGTCGGTATTGATCTCATCTATTCAAAAGGTTATAATCCTATGCCAAAAATATCTTTTCCTTACCCAGCCCCAATAAATTTTGAAACTTATAATGATTTATTAATTTTAAGTTGCTTTTCAAAATTTGATGATAGTGATTTAGAATATAGAAAAACTATTTCAAAAATAAATTATTTCTTACCTGATGGTTTTAGAATTACTAAAATAATTAAAAAAAAACCAGAAGATATAAAAAATATTAATTTAAATATTTTCTATTTATTAGAACTTAAAAATTCTATATTAGAGCATAATATAGATATTTTTAAAATAAAAAATGAAATTTATGAACTTATTAAAACTAACCCAAATTTTATGAACTTTGAAATAATAGATAATGATGTTATTTTAAACAATTTTATTAATTCATACTTTGCCAATATAAATACAATTAATTTTAAAACTTGTTTTTTAATTAAATTTAAAAGCTATGTAAATATAAAAGAAAATATAAAAAACCCTTTCAAAAATTTTAATAATGAACTTATAAATTATTTTTCCATAAAAAGAATTTTTACATTTTCTTAA
- a CDS encoding response regulator transcription factor, translated as MGNKILIIEDESNIRELLKDNLEYEGYEVMEAEDGEVALKMVKENNFDLIILDLMLPKVNGFEFLKGLRKFDKLLPVIILSAKSEEIDKIKGFDLGADDYITKPFQIRELLSRIKAVLRRSSKISSDIKTFSFDNFTLDFEKGVLFKDGQQVEMSYYEFEILKYLILNKNKPVTREEIIESIWKADGSISPRNIDTHIVSLRKLIEKDPEEPKYIKTVFRIGYKFEI; from the coding sequence ATGGGAAATAAAATATTGATAATTGAAGATGAATCAAATATTAGAGAATTATTGAAAGACAATTTAGAATATGAAGGTTATGAGGTAATGGAAGCAGAAGATGGAGAGGTTGCTTTAAAAATGGTCAAAGAAAATAATTTTGATCTTATAATTCTTGATTTAATGTTGCCAAAAGTTAATGGATTTGAATTTTTAAAGGGTTTAAGAAAATTTGATAAACTTCTACCTGTTATAATACTTTCTGCTAAAAGTGAAGAAATTGATAAAATAAAAGGCTTTGATTTGGGAGCAGATGATTATATAACTAAACCTTTTCAAATTAGAGAACTTCTTTCTAGAATAAAAGCTGTGCTCCGAAGATCATCAAAAATTTCTTCAGATATTAAAACTTTTTCTTTTGACAACTTTACTCTTGATTTTGAAAAAGGTGTATTATTTAAGGATGGACAACAGGTTGAAATGTCATATTATGAATTTGAAATACTTAAATATCTTATATTAAATAAAAATAAACCAGTAACAAGAGAAGAAATTATAGAATCTATATGGAAAGCTGATGGTTCAATTTCTCCAAGGAACATAGACACACATATAGTTAGTTTAAGAAAACTTATAGAAAAAGATCCTGAAGAACCTAAATATATAAAGACAGTTTTTAGAATCGGTTATAAATTTGAAATTTAG